CCCACAGCTCGTGCACACCAGGTGGTGGTGATTGTCGTCGATGCGTCGCTCATAACGCGCCGCCGAGCCGGCCGGCTCAATCCTGCGCAACAGGCCCGCCCCGGTGAGGTCGGCGAGGATATTGTGCACCGACTGGATCGACGTCGTCGGCAATGCGGCGACGACGTCGCGAAACACTCGCTCGGCGTCGGCGTGCGGGCGCGCATCGAGCGCTCCCAGCACCGCGAGGCGCCCGGCCGTCGCGCGCAGGCCTGCGGCCTGCAGCGTGTCGGCGTAGGTCGTCTCCATACCCACCAGCATAGCTTCTTTTTAGTTATTCACCAAAAGGAACTTCTGGGCCGGGCGCGGCGACGCGTGCTCCTAGCGGAGGCGGTAGCTCAGATCGCGGATGTCGCGGCCCGCAGCCGAGCCCTTGCGCTCGAACACGGTGAGCACGCGACCGTCGAAACGCTCGTCCCACTCCCCCGCGAAATTACGCTCGAAGCCCTCGGCTCCGTCAAGGACGTCACGCATTTGCAGCGCGTACTCCTCCCAATCGGTCGCGAGGCGCAACACGCCACCCGGCTTCAACGCCCGGGCGACGAGTTCCGCGAACTCGGGCGAAATGAGACGCCGCTTGTTATGCCGCGCCTTCGGCCACGGGTCAGAGAAGAACACCCAGAGTTCGTCAATCGACGCCGCGGGAAGCAGACGCTCGAGCACCTCGGGCGCATTCGCCTCGACCACCCGCACGTTATCGAGCCCTGCGCGATGCGCCGAGCCCATGGTGCGCGCAAGGCCCGCGCGGAACACCTCGACCGCGAGGAAGTTCGTGTCGGGACGCTGCTCGGCGGCGTGCACGATCGCGTGCCCCTGCCCCGAACCGATCTCGACGACCAGGCGCGCCTCGCGCCCAAAAAACTCGGCGGGATCGCGCTCTGAGTTTGCTGCGACACTCGTCACCGAACGCCCACGAGGGACGTCAATGCGCATCTCGCCAGACAGGTGGGTCCAGGCCCACTTCTGCCCCTCGGTCAGCCGAGCGCTCCTGCGCACGAACGACAGGATCCCCTCGGGGTACGCCTCATCGGGCGCCTGGGAGGCGGCGTCCTCCGGCTCGACGATTACGGCAGGCTCCGCCTGCGATTCCAGCGAGGCCATCTAGTAGGTCTCGACCGTCGGTGCGCCGAGGCGGCCGGCCTCAGAGGCGGGCATCTCGGCCGCAAGCCGGTTTGCCTCCTCGATGAGCGTCGCCACGATCTCGCTCTCGGGAACGGTCTTAATGACCTCACCCTTCACGAAGATCTGGCCCTTGCCGTTGCCCGAGGCAACGCCGAGGTCGGCCTCGCGGGCCTCGCCCGGGCCGTTGACAACGCAGCCCATGACGGCGACGCGCAGCGGCACGCTCATGCCCTCGAGTCCCTTGGTCACGTCCTCCGCGAGCGTGTACACGTCCACCTGGGCGCGGCCACACGAGGGGCACGACACGATCTCGAGCTTGCGCTCGCGCAGGTTGAGCGACTGCAGAATCTGCAGGCCGACCTTGACCTCTTCCACGGGCGGGGCGGAGAGCGAGACACGAATGGTGTCGCCAATGCCCTCGGAGAGCAGGATCCCAAACGCGGTCGCGCTCTTGATCGTGCCCTGGAATGCCGGCCCGGCCTCGGTCACCCCGAGGTGCAGCGGCCAGTCGCCGCGTTCGGCGAGCTGGCGATACGCCTTCACCATCACGATCGGGTCGTTGTGCTTGACGGAAATTTTGAAGTCGTGGAAGTCGTGCTCCTCGAACAGCGACGCCTCCCAGACAGCGCTCTCAACGAGCGCCTCGGGCGTGGCCTTGCCGTACTTCTGCAGCAGGCGCGGGTCAAGCGAGCCCGCGTTCACGCCGATGCGGATCGAGGTGCCCGCGGCCTTCGCGCGCCGCGCAATCTCGCCGATCTGGTCGTCGAACTTGCGTATGTTTCCCGGGTTCACGCGCACCGCGGCGCACCCGGCGTCAATCGCGGCGTACACGTACGCGGGCTGGAAGTGAATGTCCGCGATCACCGGGATCTGGCTCTTCATCGCGATGATCGGCAGCGCTTCGGCGTCGTCCCGGCTCGGGACCGCGACGCGCACGATGTCGCAACCGGACGCGGTGAGCTCCGCGATCTGTTGCAGAGTCGCGTTGATGTCGGTTGTCGGGGTCGTCGTCATGGACTGGACCGACACTTGAGCGGCGCCGCCCACGAGGACCTTGCCGACCTTGATTTGACGGGACTTGCGCCGAGGTGCGAGAACTTCAGGGACCTTCGGCATTCCGAGATTGATTGCTGCCACGCGCCGAGTCTACCGGCCAACCCTGCGCCTGGGCCGGGCATCACCTGCGGGCACGTCGGGCAGGATCCTGCCGAGGGCGCGCCCCGAGCGCGCCTAACCGAAGAGCGAGACCGGCTTCACGATGTCGGCGTAGATGAGGAGGAGACTCATCGCGCCGAGCAGGATCGTCACCACGAAGGTGATCGGCACCATCTTCGCGGTGTCGACGGGGCCCGGGTCGGGGCGGCCGAAGAGCTTCGCGAGGAAGCGGCGGAGCCCCTCATACAGGGCGCCGGCAATGTGACCGCCGTCGAGCGGCATCAGCGGGATGAGGTTGAACACGAACAGCGCGACGTTCAGCGAGGCGAGCAGGCCGACCATGGCCTGCACCTTCGAGGCGACGGGTGCCTCGTCGAGGCTCACGATCTCCCCCGCGAGACGGCCGACGCCGACGACGCTGATGGGGCCGTCAGCGCTGCGCGCCTCGGTACCGAACGCGGCGTTCCAAATGTCGACCATGCGCTGCGGCAGGTGCAAGATCATGTTGCCGACCTGGGCGACGTTCTCGCCCACATAGCCGGGCACCGCGGAAAGCGGCTGCGAGACGAGCTCGCTCGTGGGAGTCGCGCCGATCATGCCGACCAGCTCGGTCTTCGCCGAGCCGTCCGCGGCCAGCACGGGCTTGCCCGCGGCGTCGTACAGTGCGCGCTCGTTGGCCACCGGGGTGAGCGCGAGGTCCATCGTCTCGCCGTCGCGCACAAATTCGACGTTGATGGTCGACCCGGGCGAGGCGGCAATGGTTTCGCGAAGTGCGTCCCAGGACTGCACCGCGCGGCCGTCGAGCGCCACGATGCGGTCGCCCGGCAAGAGCCCGGCCGCGGCCGCGGGGGCCGCCGGGTCGTCCGGGGCACAGCTTGTGGCCTGGCTGGTGGCGGGCACGAGGCACTCGCTCACACTGCCCAGGGTCGTCGTGTTCTGGGGGATGCCAAACCCGGTGACCAGGATCGCGAAGAACACGAACGCGAGGACCAGGTTCATGAAGGGGCCGCCCAGCATGATCACGATCTTCTTCCAGACCGGCAGCCGGTAGAACGCGCGGTGATCCTCGCCCTCGGCGATCGTGTCGGCGCTCGCCTCGCGCGCCTCGTCGACGAGGGCGGCGATCCGCCCGCGCGCGGGGGCCGGGCTGCCCTCCGTGGCGACGGAATTCAAGAAGCCGGTGGTCGAGGCGCGGGCCGCCTCTCCCGGCTTCTCCGGCGGGTACATTCCCGTCATCGCGACGTAGCCGCCGAGCGGGATCGCCTTGACCCCGTACTCGGTCTCGCCCTTGCGGCGCGAGAAGAGGGTGCGCCCGAAGCCGATCATGTACTGCGTGACCTTCACCCCGAAGAGCTTCGCCGGCAGCAAGTGCCCGATTTCGTGCAGCCCGATCGACACCGCGAGGCCGATCACGATGATGAGGATTCCGAGAATATAGAGCAGCACGTCTTGCACCTGCTCAGGCTAGCGGTGGCGCCTGTGGCGCAGCTACGAAACCCGCGAGAGTTCGAGCTGTGCCCGCGCGCGCGCCCAGCGCTCCGCCTCGGCGAGCGAATCGAGGTTCAGCTCTGCCGGGGCGTCGTGCGCGTCGACGACCCGACGAATCGTGTCTACGATGCCGAGGAACGGGATGCGCCCCGCGTGGAATGCCTCGACCGCCTCCTCGTTGGCCGCGTTGTAGACCGCGGGGAAGGTGCCCCGCGAGCGCCCGACCTCCTTGGCCAGCGCCACAGCCGGGAACGCCTCGTGATCGAGCGGTTCGAAGGTCCAGGCTGTCGCCTTCGACCAGTCGAGCGGGGCACCGACCCCGGGCACGCGCGTCGGCCAGTCCAGCCCCAGCGAGATCGGGAGCCGCATGTCGGGCGGCGACGCCTGCGCGAGCGTCGATCCGTCGATGAACTCGACCATCGAGTGCACGATGGACTGCGGGTGCACCACCACCTCGATGTCGCTGTAGGGCACCCCGAACAGGAGGTGCGCCTCGATCACTTCGAGCCCCTTGTTGACGAGCGTGGCCGAGTTGGTCGTGACCATGCGGCCCATGTCCCAGGTGGGGTGCGCGAGGGCCTGGGCCGGCGTCACCCCGGCAAGTGCCGCGCGGTCCATCCCGCGAAACGGACCCCCCGAGGCGGTAACGACGAGCCGGCGCACCTCGCCCGCGCGTCCCCCGCGCAGCGCCTGCGCGATTGCGGAGTGTTCCGAGTCGACCGGCACGATCTGGCCGGGCTTCGCCATTGCCGTCACGAGGTCGCCGCCCACGATGAGCGACTCTTTGTTCGCGAGCGCGAGCGTGCGGCCCGCCTGCAGAGCCGCGATCGTGGGGCCGAGCCCGATGGACCCGGTGATGCCGTTGAGCACGACATCCGCGTCGACGTCGCGCGCCAGCTGGGCGGCCTCGTCCGCACCGAAGCCCGTGTAGTCGACATTGAACTCGTCGGCCTGTTCCGCGACGCGTTCGCGGTTGCTGCCCGCCGCGAGCGCCACCACCTGGAACCGGTCGGGGTGGCGGCGGATCACGTCAAGCGCTTGCTCGCCGATCGAACCGGTGGACCCCAAAATCGTGACGCGTTTCATGCCGCCATTCAAGCAGAGTGCGCCGATCGCCGCGCTCGCGCGCCGGGAAACGCCGGCGGCGGGCAGGATCCTGCCGGGCGTACGTGCCCACCGGATCCTGCCCGCCGCGACTGCGCCGAGAAGCTCGCGCTACTTGATGGCGAGGATGTCGAGAACGAAGACCATGACGTCGTCCTTCTGGAAACCCTTGCCCTCGAGGCCGGCCGCGCCGTAGCCGCCGTCTTCTGCGGGCACGACGGAGATGATCTGCGAGCCGACCTTCTGTCCCTCGAGCGCCTTCTGGAAGCCGCCGATGACGCCGGTCGTCGCGAAGTCCACGGGGGCCCCGCGGTCCCAGCTCGAGTCGAAGGTCTCGCCCGTGCGCCAGATCACGCCGGTGTAGTGCACGGTGACGTTGTCGCCGGGCTTGACGACTGGGCCGTCACCCTCGATGAGTGTGGCGATCTCCAGCTTCGTGGGGGCCGCCGCGTCCTTCGGGATCGTAATGGTCGGGGCGCCGTCCTCGGCGAGCTTGACCGTGGGGAAACCCTTCGGGGCGGGCTGCTCGGTGCCCTCGGCGCGATCAAGCGCGGGCTCGGCTGCCGGAAGGATGCTCTTCACATCGAACACCAAGACGAGGGAGTCTTCCGAGGTGAGGTCTTCGAAGCCCGACGACTCAGCGCCGTCCGGGCCGAAGATGTCGGTCGCGGGGGCGACGGAGACAACGCGGTCACCGACCGAGGAGCACTTGAGCGAGTCGACGACCCAGGCGGCGGAGATCTCGGGATTGTTCTCGAGCGTCGCTTCCTCGCTCGAGAGCTGCTTCCCGTTCTTGCCGTTGAACACGGTGAAGGTGACCTCGGCGCGATCGCCGTCCTTGAGCTGATCGCCGTCGCCCTCGGTGAGGACGCTCCGCTCGAGCGCTTCAGCCTGCACTGGCGTCTTCGACGTGAGCTCAAGGTCCTCGCCAGCCTTGCCCGTGATCGTGACGCTCTTGCTCGCGCTCCCCTCGGGAGTACAGTCCTGCGGCGCGGCGTCTGCCGAGCAGCCGACGAGGCCGAGGGTCGCGGCAAGCGCGACGGCGGGAAGAACAGCGAGGGAGCGCTTCACGAATAGTCCTTTGCAAGAGTGACAGAGTTGCGGGCCCGCCTGCAACGGCGAACCCGAGTAGGTCGATTCTGTCGGAGATTTCTCGCCATCGCCTGTGTACCGGGCGGGAGAACGCCCGAGTAGGCTCGCTGGGTGCACGATTCTCTGTCAGCGCCCGCCCGCCCAGGCCCCATCTTCTTCATCGGTCGGGCCATTCTGCGCCCGCTCCTGTGGCTGCGCTACCGGCCGGTGGTGCGCGGCGCATCGCACCTTCCGCGCGTAGGCGCCGTGCTGCTGGCAAGCAATCACCTTTCGGCGGTCGACACCATCCTCATCCCGTCCTTTGCCCCGCGCCAAGTGCAGTTCCTCGCGAAGGCGTCGCTCTTTCGCGGCCGGCTCCGCGGCTGGTTCTTCCGCGCAGTTGGAGCGATCCCGGTCCACCGCGAGGCGGGCAGCGCCGCACAGGCCGCGCTGGACTCCGGCCGCGAGGTCCTCGCCGCCGGCAGCGTCTTTGCGGTGTTCCCCGAGGGCAGCCGATCGCCGGACGGCCGACTCTACCGGGGCCGCTCGGGCGCGGCTTGGATGGCGCTCGAGACCGGGGCGACCGTCATCCCGGTGGGGCTCGTCGGAACCAACCGCGCACTGCGGGACCCCGCCACCGGGCGGGCGCCCCGCGTCTCGATGACGTTTGGGGAACCGGTCGATCTGGCCGACCTCGCAGGCCTTCCCGCCGGTCAGGCGAGGCGCGAGGCAACCGAGCGCATCATGCAGGCAATCGCGGCGCTCACCGGGCAGGATAGCGCTGACGAGTACTCGGCTGGCGGCCGCGGCGCGTAGCGCGCTGCGCCGCGCGCACGCTGCCTAGCGCGTCGGCAGCGTGTGCATCGCGTTCGCCGCGTCCGCGTGCTTCGCGCCGGGCGTAGCGGCCGCGCGCTCACCTGCAGGGCGCGCCGCCAACGCGGCGGTGTAGAGCTCCCGCGCGTGCAGGCCCGTCTGCGCCGCGACCTCGCGAGCGGCGTCCTTCATGCGCGTACCTCCCGCGACGAGACGCAGCACGTCCGCGAGCGCGTCGGCCGGAGAGGCCTCCCGCTCGGGCGCGCCGCCCACCACGATCGCAATCTCACCGCGCACGCCCTCGGCCGCCCACTCGGCGAGCTCGCCCAGGCCGCCGCGTTTGACCTCTTCGTGCAGCTTCGTGAGTTCCCGGCAAACGGCGGCGGGACGATCCTGTCCGAAGCCCTCGGCCAGCGCGGCGAGCGCCTCGGCAAGGCGGGTCGGCGCCTCGAAGAAGACCAGCGTGCGGCGTTCATCGGCGAGGGCGGCCACGGCGCGGACCCGCTCCCCTGCCTTGCGTGGCAGAAATCCCTCGAACGCGAACCGGTCGGTCGGGAGTCCCGAGACCGCGAGGGCGGTAATGACGGCGCTCGGGCCGGGGATCGCGCTGACCTGTACTCCGCGCTCGGCGGCGAGCTGCACGACGCGGAAACCCGGATCGGACACCGTCGGCATGCCGGCGTCACTGACGAGCACCACGTCTTCCGTCTCGGCCCGCTCCACAAGTCGCTCGGCGCGTTCGCGCTCGTTGTGCTCGTGCAGCGCGATGAGCTCGGGGCGGTGCTCGATGCCGAGCAGCCGCAGCAACTGGGCGGTCCGCCGGGTGTCTTCGGCGGCGATGACCGCCGCGCTACCCAGGACCTCGCGCAGCCGCGCTGATGCGTCCCCGAGGTTTCCGATCGGAGTTGCCGCAAGGAGAATCATGGTTTCAGCTTACGCCGCCCGCATCCTGGCAGGATGGGGGCATGCCCGATACGCACGAGCCCAGCGACCACGTCACTCCGCCCGCGGTCACGCCGCCCGCCCCGGCCTATGCGCCGCCGCACCCGTACGCGGCTCCCGCGGCTCAACCCGGAAGCGGCCTCGGGATCGCCGCGATGGCGCTCGGCCTCGTATCACTGCTCACCGTCGGCGTCGGCTTCTTCGCCGTCACCCCCATGGGGCTCTTCGCGGCCCTCTTTGGCATCGTCGCCATCGTGCTCGGCATCGTGGCGCTCGTGCGTCGCCAGCGCGCCAAGGCCCCCGCGATCGCGGGCATCGCTTCCGGCGCCATCGGCGTGATCGCCTCGATCGTGCTCGCGGCGTACGTCCTGATGGTCGCGCTCAGCCCCGGATGGACCGGCGGCTTCGACAGCGCCCCGACCGAGACGCACAGTCACGAGTCGGATCCAGAATCGGGCGGATCGAGCGGCCCGCAGTCCTTTACCCCGCTGGACTTCACCGGCGAGTGGCCCGAGAATTATGCCGACGGCGGCATTACCTTCGGCGAGGACTTCGCCCCCGTGCCGTCGAAGGCGCTCACTCCGGGCGACGTCCCCCTCTTGCCCCGTGCCGAGCGCGGCGAGGGACCCGCGGACATCCTCTTGTTCGTCGACTACCGCTGCCCGATCTGCATGAGCTTCGAACAGGCCAACGCCCCGACGCTTGAGTCGGTTATCGAGAGCGGCGCGGCCACCCTGCAGGTGCGCACCCTGACGTTCCTCGATCGCGCTTCCTCCGGCAGCGCGTACTCCTCCCGCGCCGCCGGCGCCCTCGCCTGCATCGCGACCGAGCAGCCGGCCTCGTCCTGGCTCGCCCACACCACGCTGTTGAGCGCCAACGTGCAGCCGCCAGAGAACACCCCAGGCCTTGACGACAAGGAGATCATCGCGGCGATCGAGCAGGAAGCGGGCGCGCTGAGCCCCGCCGCACGCTCGTGCATCACCGACCAGACGTTTGTGCCGTTCGCCCAGGCGTTCACGAACTGGAGCTTCGAAAACCCCGTCCCGAACGCGGTCAACTCGGCACTCATGGTCGAGGGAACCCCGCTCGCGGTCGTCAACGGCGTCCCCTACCAGGGCCCCGTGAACGATCCGGCCGAGTTCCGCGCCTTCCTCGAGGCACAGGGAGTCACGGTCCCGTAACCGCGTCTCCCAGCTCGGGGATTTCCGCGCTGCTAGGCTTGGTCGGCTATGCACTCAACAGACTCGACCGACGCCCACGCCCCACGCCCCGAGAAGGACGATACGGTGATGGCGCACACCGGCTTCGGGTATTTCCCGCTCGCACTGGTGGCGCGCCTGCCCTTCGCGATGATGATCGTCGGAGTGCTCACCCTGGTCGTCGCCGCCCGCGGATCGATCGAGCTGGGCGGTCTGAACTCGGCAATGGTCGGGCTGGGAGCTGCGTGCTTTGGTCCGCTCATCGGGGCAGCCGCGGACCGGTTCGGACAACGTCCGACCCTACTCATCTCCGGCGCGGTCAACAGCGTCGCGCTCGCCTCCCTTGCCTGGGTCGCGTTTAGCCCCGCCGCCGACTGGGTCATGCTGCTGAACGCCTTCGTCATTGGCGCCTCAGCCCCGCAGATCTCGCCGATGTCGCGCTCGCGCCTCGTCATGATCATTTCGGACAAGCTGCCGACCAGCCGTCACGCCAAGGTCCTGAACTCGACGATGGCGTACGAGTCGGCCGCTGACGAGATCATCTTCGTATTCGGCCCGGTCATCGTGGGCCTGCTCGCGACGTTCTTCGGACCGCAGGCGTCCGTGTTTGGCGCAGCGTTGCTCACCCTCATTTTCGTGACCGCCTTCGCGTTGCACCGCACGAGCGCGCTCGCCCAGTCACACGCCGAGCGCGCCGAGACGCTTGCGCCTGCGGCCGAGCTGCGCCGTCCCGCGCTGCTCGTCGTCGTCCTCGGCATCTTCGGCGTCGGCCTCTTCTTCGGCGCGATGTTGACGTCGCTCACGTCGTTCATGCAGGAGCTCGGCGCCCCAGAACGAGCCGGCCTCGTCTACGGGATGATGGGCATCGGCTCGGCCTTGCTCGCCCTCGGCGTCGCGCTCTTCCCGCCGTCATTCACGCGTCGCGCACGCTGGCTCGTTTTCGGCCTGACGCTCCTGGTGGGCACCCTGATCCTGCAGTTCACCGACACGCTGACCGGGATGATCCTGTCGCTGCTCGTCATGGGCCTCGGAATCGGCCCGACGCTGGTGACCCAGTACAGCTTCGGCGCGGACCGCAGCCCGATCGGCCGTTCGGCCACCGTCATGACGATCCTTGGCTCGGCGATCGTCGTCGGCCAGTCCATCTCATCGGCGGTCACTGGCTACCTCGCGGAGGCCTTCGGGTCGGAGAGCGCGCTCCTGATGCCGCTCGTGTCCGCCGCGATCGTGGTCGTCGCCGGCGTCGCCAACTGGTTCCTCACCCCGAGCGGCCGCGAGGCCTCTACCCGCACCGGTTCCATCACTCTGCCGCTGTAGGGCTGATCCTGCCGGGTTCGCCGTCCGTCCCGCGCCGGTGCACCGCAAAGCCGGCGCTTGGCCGGGGCAGGTGCCAGCCAAACCAGTAGGACGCGAGGCGCAGGGCGACCGCAAGCGCGCCGCCGACGAGCGATGCGACAAGGGCTCCCCCGCCCGCCGCGAAGATCAGCACGGCGACGCCCGAGCCGGCCAGCGCCGAGACCGCGTACAGCTCGCGCGTGAGCACCGCGGGCACGTCGTTCACGAGGACGTCTCGAATCACGCCGCCGCCGATCGCGGTGAGCGCTCCCAGCAGGATCGCGGTGAGCGGCGGCTGCCCCAGCGCGGCGGCGATGACCGCGCCGTTGGCCGAAAACAGCCCGAGGCCGAATGCGTCAAAGATGACCTCGAACGACCGGATTCGGCTGATGCTCGGGTGAAAGACGAAGACGGCGAGCGAGCCGGCGACGGCCACCGCGAGATTCGGCCAGGACACGAACGCGATGGGCGGGTGCACTCCGAGCAGCAAGTCCCGCAGGATCCCACCGCCGAGGCCCGTCGCGGCGCCCACCACCACGACGCCAAGGAGGTCGAGGTCGCGTCGCACCCCGACGAGGGCGCCCGAAATCGCGAACGCTAAAATTCCGGCGAGCGACAGTGCTTCATGGATGATCTCTCCCACGCGTTGATCCTATCCGCGCGGGCGTTCGTGGCCCACGGCGCACCACGGCGGATCCTGCCCGTCGGCCCAGAAAGCGCGCGCCCTCAGCGAACTCGCCACCGCCGCCCCGGCCGAAATGGGAGGATGGGGACATGACTTCTCACCCCGATCTGAGCACCGCCGCGCTCACTGCGAGCGACGTGACGGCGCTTCGGGCGCTCTTTCCCATCCTGGACCGCCCGGCCCAGCCCGGCGCGCCCAGCGACGCCTACCTGGACTGGGCTGCGACCGGACAGCGCCCCGCACGTGTCGTGGAGGCGGAACGGGACTTCCTGTTCACGCAGAACGCCGCCGTGCACCGCGGAGCATCGATGATGACCGGGCACGCCACCGAGGCATTCGAGGGCGCTCGCGAACGCGTCGCCCGCTTCGTGGGCCGCTCCCCCGACGAGATCGTGTGGGCGGAGAACGCGACCGACGCGCTGAACCTGGTCGCCGGCGGGATCGCCGAGGCGAGCGCGGCCTTCGCTGGAGCGTCGGCGGCAGAGGGCCCGTCCGCGGCAGCCTCGCTCGGGGTCCCGGGATCGGACCGGCTCGCGATCGGCGCGGGCGACGAGATCCTGGTCACCGAGGCGGAACACCACGCGAATCTCATCCCCTGGCAGCGCCTGGCGGCACGCACGGGAGCGACGCTTCGCTTCATCCCGGTGCGCGAGGACGGCACGTGGACACTCGACGACGCCCGCGCAGCGTTGAACGCACGCACCCGTGTGTTCGCGTTCGGGCACGTCTCGAACGTGACCGGGTATGTCGCCCCCGTCGCCGAACTCGTTGCGCTCGCGCAGGCGCACGGCACCATCACGGTGCTCGACGCCTGCCAGTCAGTGCCGCACCTCCCCGTCGACCTGGGCGCGCTCGGCGTTGATTTTGCCGCGTTCTCGGGCCACAAGATGCTCGGCCCGTACGGACTCGGCGTGCTCGCCGGCCGCGCCGAGATGCTCGCCGCGCTGCCCCCCGCGCGCACCGGCGGCTCGACCATCACGACGGTCACGATGGAGCGCGCGGAGTTCCTCCCGCCGCCCATGCGCTTCGAGGCCGGCACTCAGCCGGTCTCGCAGGTGATCGGCCTCGGCGCCGCTGTCGACCTGCTCGATGAGGTCGGCATGCATCGCGTCGCCGCCCACGAGCACGCGCTGGTCACCCGGCTCGTCGAGGGGCTCAGCGAGCTGCCAGGCGTGCGCCTGCTCGGCCCGAGCGACCCCGCCAAGCGTGTTGCGCTCACCGCGATCGATATCGAGGGAGTGCACGCGCACGATGCCGGGCAGTTCCTCGACGAGCAGGGCATCAGCGTGCGCGTCGGCCACCACTGTGCTCAGCCGCTGCACCGGGCGCTCGGTGTGACCGCGAGCGTGCGCGCGAGCGTCCACCTCACCACCACGGCCGACGAGGTCGACCGGTTCCTCGCCGCGGTGCGCGGGGCTCAGGAATACTTCGGCGTGCTCCCCGCGGGCGCCGCCCACACTGCGGAGGTTGCCCGATGAGCGCGCTCGATAGCCTGTACCAGCAGCTGATCCTCGACCACTCCCGGCGGCCGATCGGGAAGCGCGAGCTGACCGAGGCGCCCGGTGCACTCACCGCGAGTCACCACGAGCTGAACCCGAGCTGCGGGGACGAGATCACCCTGTCGATCGCGGTCGACCCCGCCTCCGGCGAAGTCGTCGACCTCGCCTGGGAGGGCGCGGGGTGTTCAATCTCAATGGCCTCGGCATCGGTGCTCAGCCAGCTTGTCCGGGACACCCCCGCACTGACGGTGGCCGACGCGCACGCGCTCATCGCCGCATTCCGCGAGATGATCCAGTCGCGTGGGAACACCGAGTTTGAGCCCGACGAGGACCTGCTGGGCGACGCCGTCGCGTTCCAGGGCGTCTCGAAGTTCGTCATGCGCATCAAGTGCGCCATGCTCGCGTGGGTCGCGCTCGAGGCCGACCTCAAGAAGGTCGGCTAGGGCCGGAATGAGCGGCAACAGTCCGGCCGAGCCTCATGGCTCGACCGGACTGTTGCGTTTCTAGACCGTGGCGAGCTGCGCACGACGGGCGTGCAGCTCGTCGAACGTCGGGAAGGCCTCGGCGATCGGGTTGCCCGTGAAGTGGCCGATCCAGCCGTCATCGTCATGGAAGAAGCGGATCGAAACGAACTCGGGGCTCGTGCCCATGTCGAACCAGTGCGTCGTGTTCGCCGGCACCGACACCAGGTCTCCGGTCTCGCAGTACAGCGCGTAGACCTTCCCGCCCACGTGCAGGTAGAAGACGCCGGCGCCCTTCGCGAAGTAGCGGTCCTCATCGTCGTCGTGCTGGTGCTCGGAGAGGAACTTCTCGCGCGAGACGGTCTTCACCTCGTCGTAGTTCTCCTGCTCGGGAGTCAGCCCGACGATGTCGACGAGCGTGTAGCCCTCGCTCTGCTTGACCGCCTCGATCTCGTCGGCGTACAGGCTCAGCGCCTCGTCGAGGGTGGCGGTATCGTCGAGATCCTTGATCTCCCAGCGCGAGAAGCGCGCA
This genomic stretch from Leucobacter sp. CX169 harbors:
- a CDS encoding Fur family transcriptional regulator, with translation METTYADTLQAAGLRATAGRLAVLGALDARPHADAERVFRDVVAALPTTSIQSVHNILADLTGAGLLRRIEPAGSAARYERRIDDNHHHLVCTSCGAVADVDCVVGHAPCLVPSSTAGFAVQSAEVTFWGLCPECQAAA
- the trmB gene encoding tRNA (guanosine(46)-N7)-methyltransferase TrmB — its product is MASLESQAEPAVIVEPEDAASQAPDEAYPEGILSFVRRSARLTEGQKWAWTHLSGEMRIDVPRGRSVTSVAANSERDPAEFFGREARLVVEIGSGQGHAIVHAAEQRPDTNFLAVEVFRAGLARTMGSAHRAGLDNVRVVEANAPEVLERLLPAASIDELWVFFSDPWPKARHNKRRLISPEFAELVARALKPGGVLRLATDWEEYALQMRDVLDGAEGFERNFAGEWDERFDGRVLTVFERKGSAAGRDIRDLSYRLR
- the ispG gene encoding flavodoxin-dependent (E)-4-hydroxy-3-methylbut-2-enyl-diphosphate synthase, encoding MAAINLGMPKVPEVLAPRRKSRQIKVGKVLVGGAAQVSVQSMTTTPTTDINATLQQIAELTASGCDIVRVAVPSRDDAEALPIIAMKSQIPVIADIHFQPAYVYAAIDAGCAAVRVNPGNIRKFDDQIGEIARRAKAAGTSIRIGVNAGSLDPRLLQKYGKATPEALVESAVWEASLFEEHDFHDFKISVKHNDPIVMVKAYRQLAERGDWPLHLGVTEAGPAFQGTIKSATAFGILLSEGIGDTIRVSLSAPPVEEVKVGLQILQSLNLRERKLEIVSCPSCGRAQVDVYTLAEDVTKGLEGMSVPLRVAVMGCVVNGPGEAREADLGVASGNGKGQIFVKGEVIKTVPESEIVATLIEEANRLAAEMPASEAGRLGAPTVETY
- a CDS encoding RIP metalloprotease, which translates into the protein MQDVLLYILGILIIVIGLAVSIGLHEIGHLLPAKLFGVKVTQYMIGFGRTLFSRRKGETEYGVKAIPLGGYVAMTGMYPPEKPGEAARASTTGFLNSVATEGSPAPARGRIAALVDEAREASADTIAEGEDHRAFYRLPVWKKIVIMLGGPFMNLVLAFVFFAILVTGFGIPQNTTTLGSVSECLVPATSQATSCAPDDPAAPAAAAGLLPGDRIVALDGRAVQSWDALRETIAASPGSTINVEFVRDGETMDLALTPVANERALYDAAGKPVLAADGSAKTELVGMIGATPTSELVSQPLSAVPGYVGENVAQVGNMILHLPQRMVDIWNAAFGTEARSADGPISVVGVGRLAGEIVSLDEAPVASKVQAMVGLLASLNVALFVFNLIPLMPLDGGHIAGALYEGLRRFLAKLFGRPDPGPVDTAKMVPITFVVTILLGAMSLLLIYADIVKPVSLFG
- the dxr gene encoding 1-deoxy-D-xylulose-5-phosphate reductoisomerase, whose translation is MKRVTILGSTGSIGEQALDVIRRHPDRFQVVALAAGSNRERVAEQADEFNVDYTGFGADEAAQLARDVDADVVLNGITGSIGLGPTIAALQAGRTLALANKESLIVGGDLVTAMAKPGQIVPVDSEHSAIAQALRGGRAGEVRRLVVTASGGPFRGMDRAALAGVTPAQALAHPTWDMGRMVTTNSATLVNKGLEVIEAHLLFGVPYSDIEVVVHPQSIVHSMVEFIDGSTLAQASPPDMRLPISLGLDWPTRVPGVGAPLDWSKATAWTFEPLDHEAFPAVALAKEVGRSRGTFPAVYNAANEEAVEAFHAGRIPFLGIVDTIRRVVDAHDAPAELNLDSLAEAERWARARAQLELSRVS
- a CDS encoding FKBP-type peptidyl-prolyl cis-trans isomerase, encoding MKRSLAVLPAVALAATLGLVGCSADAAPQDCTPEGSASKSVTITGKAGEDLELTSKTPVQAEALERSVLTEGDGDQLKDGDRAEVTFTVFNGKNGKQLSSEEATLENNPEISAAWVVDSLKCSSVGDRVVSVAPATDIFGPDGAESSGFEDLTSEDSLVLVFDVKSILPAAEPALDRAEGTEQPAPKGFPTVKLAEDGAPTITIPKDAAAPTKLEIATLIEGDGPVVKPGDNVTVHYTGVIWRTGETFDSSWDRGAPVDFATTGVIGGFQKALEGQKVGSQIISVVPAEDGGYGAAGLEGKGFQKDDVMVFVLDILAIK
- a CDS encoding 1-acyl-sn-glycerol-3-phosphate acyltransferase — encoded protein: MHDSLSAPARPGPIFFIGRAILRPLLWLRYRPVVRGASHLPRVGAVLLASNHLSAVDTILIPSFAPRQVQFLAKASLFRGRLRGWFFRAVGAIPVHREAGSAAQAALDSGREVLAAGSVFAVFPEGSRSPDGRLYRGRSGAAWMALETGATVIPVGLVGTNRALRDPATGRAPRVSMTFGEPVDLADLAGLPAGQARREATERIMQAIAALTGQDSADEYSAGGRGA